A genomic region of Glycine max cultivar Williams 82 chromosome 15, Glycine_max_v4.0, whole genome shotgun sequence contains the following coding sequences:
- the LOC100809038 gene encoding protein FLX-like 3 isoform X1: MASRHRVHREPLNARRGYPPEGPYARVAPMPRPLPPIPPHPSVLEEELEFQHAEMRRLVADNRRLIDDRMALQRDLGAAKEELHRMNLAIGDIRAEHEAHSRELVEKGMKMEADLRANEPLKNEVMQLRSEVKKLNNLKQELTGKVQTLTQDVARLQADNQQIPMMRAKIDGLHQELMHARTMVDYEKKANMEFMEQRQSMEKNLVSMAREVEKLRAELASADSRHWGAGMSGMTGGPYGTKFGSPEGFPAPYADGYGSVHLGAADKGPMYGAGAASRKEHEKPHMNRR; this comes from the exons ATGGCATCAAGACACCGTGTTCACAGAGAACCCTTGAATGCTCGAAGGGGTTACCCACCGGAAGGGCCATATGCTCGGGTGGCTCCCATGCCTCGACCACTGCCTCCTATTCCTCCTCATCCGTCTGTGTTGGAAGAGGAACTTGAATTTCAGCATGCCGAGATGCGAAGGCTCGTGGCAGACAACAGGAGGTTGATTGATGACCGAATGGCGTTGCAGCGAGACCTTGGGGCCGCTAAGGAGGAGCTTCATCGCATGAATCTTGCCATTGGTGACATTCGCGCCGAGCATGAGGCGCATTCGAGGGAGCTTGTTGAGAAAGGCATGAAGATGGAGGCTGACCTTAGGGCAAATGAGCCTTTGAAGAATGAGGTCATGCAACTGCGATCTGAAGTTAAGAAACTTAACAATCTCAAACAAGAACTGACAGGGAAGGTTCAGACACTCACTCAAGATGTTGCAAGGTTACAAGCAGACAATCAACAAATTCCTATGATGAGGGCTAAGATTGATGGCCTGCACCAAGAGCTAATGCATGCCAG aaCCATGGTGGATTACGAAAAGAAGGCAAACATGGAGTTCATGGAACAGAGGCAGTCAATGGAGAAAAATTTGGTTTCCATGGCCCGGGAAGTTGAGAAATTACGTGCTGAGCTTGCTAGTGCTGATAGCAGACATTGGGGTGCTGGTATGTCAGGTATGACAG GTGGGCCTTATGGAACAAAATTTGGTAGCCCAGAGGGTTTTCCAGCTCCATATGCAGATGGATATGGCAGTGTTCACCTG GGTGCTGCAGATAAAGGTCCTATGTATGGGGCGGGTGCTGCCTCAAGAAAGGAGCATGAGAAGCCACACATGAATCGTCGTTGA
- the LOC100809038 gene encoding protein FLX-like 3 isoform X2: MASRHRVHREPLNARRGYPPEGPYARVAPMPRPLPPIPPHPSVLEEELEFQHAEMRRLVADNRRLIDDRMALQRDLGAAKEELHRMNLAIGDIRAEHEAHSRELVEKGMKMEADLRANEPLKNEVMQLRSEVKKLNNLKQELTGKVQTLTQDVARLQADNQQIPMMRAKIDGLHQELMHARTMVDYEKKANMEFMEQRQSMEKNLVSMAREVEKLRAELASADSRHWGAGMSGGPYGTKFGSPEGFPAPYADGYGSVHLGAADKGPMYGAGAASRKEHEKPHMNRR; this comes from the exons ATGGCATCAAGACACCGTGTTCACAGAGAACCCTTGAATGCTCGAAGGGGTTACCCACCGGAAGGGCCATATGCTCGGGTGGCTCCCATGCCTCGACCACTGCCTCCTATTCCTCCTCATCCGTCTGTGTTGGAAGAGGAACTTGAATTTCAGCATGCCGAGATGCGAAGGCTCGTGGCAGACAACAGGAGGTTGATTGATGACCGAATGGCGTTGCAGCGAGACCTTGGGGCCGCTAAGGAGGAGCTTCATCGCATGAATCTTGCCATTGGTGACATTCGCGCCGAGCATGAGGCGCATTCGAGGGAGCTTGTTGAGAAAGGCATGAAGATGGAGGCTGACCTTAGGGCAAATGAGCCTTTGAAGAATGAGGTCATGCAACTGCGATCTGAAGTTAAGAAACTTAACAATCTCAAACAAGAACTGACAGGGAAGGTTCAGACACTCACTCAAGATGTTGCAAGGTTACAAGCAGACAATCAACAAATTCCTATGATGAGGGCTAAGATTGATGGCCTGCACCAAGAGCTAATGCATGCCAG aaCCATGGTGGATTACGAAAAGAAGGCAAACATGGAGTTCATGGAACAGAGGCAGTCAATGGAGAAAAATTTGGTTTCCATGGCCCGGGAAGTTGAGAAATTACGTGCTGAGCTTGCTAGTGCTGATAGCAGACATTGGGGTGCTGGTATGTCAG GTGGGCCTTATGGAACAAAATTTGGTAGCCCAGAGGGTTTTCCAGCTCCATATGCAGATGGATATGGCAGTGTTCACCTG GGTGCTGCAGATAAAGGTCCTATGTATGGGGCGGGTGCTGCCTCAAGAAAGGAGCATGAGAAGCCACACATGAATCGTCGTTGA